One segment of Amycolatopsis alba DSM 44262 DNA contains the following:
- the mptB gene encoding polyprenol phosphomannose-dependent alpha 1,6 mannosyltransferase MptB, which produces MATLSPGHPREPEPLDDKELRGLNVVRRFGAVGSLFLALGSLGAGAAPVINPVQEIPVLRLFTRIPMVSLAMGLAGMAIIVLSWLLLGRFAQPARRRLATQGQLARTIALWCAPLLFIPPLFSRDVYSYLAQSEIVARGMDPYSLGPAEALGVSDPLTSGVSNMWRETPAPYGPLLLRLGGWLAPLSSGNIVTGVLLQRGLALIGVILIIWALPRLAKRFGVQPATALWLGAANPLLIFHFVAGAHNDALAIGLMVAGLEVGLQRMPVRFKNDEPPPLAKGELLYIGLGVVLITLGVAVKLNAILALPFFTVMVARRWHGRIKDLLTAAVPMALLFGVVLVAVCYGTGLGFGWVGALGTPGLVRSWISPTSELAALGGVLGIALGLGNHTNAMVPILGSLGYLVAGAVTVKFLWDSFKWRYRPIIGLGVSLGAVMVLHVALQPWYLLWAIIPLAAAAGTSRFRIAATIVTAVLPFLLPTTGSTFEGRGFVLPFAWVAAGVVTLLGLFIVHRLSPLLLSRPSPEHSVPA; this is translated from the coding sequence GTGGCGACGCTCTCCCCCGGTCACCCGCGTGAACCGGAGCCGCTCGACGACAAGGAACTGCGCGGGCTGAACGTGGTCCGCCGGTTCGGCGCGGTCGGTTCCCTGTTCCTCGCCCTCGGCTCGCTCGGTGCGGGCGCCGCGCCGGTGATCAACCCGGTGCAGGAGATCCCGGTCCTGCGGCTGTTCACCCGCATCCCCATGGTCTCGCTCGCGATGGGCCTGGCAGGCATGGCGATCATCGTGCTCAGCTGGCTGCTGCTCGGCCGGTTCGCCCAGCCCGCGCGCCGCCGTCTCGCCACCCAGGGCCAGCTCGCCCGCACCATCGCGCTCTGGTGCGCGCCGCTGCTGTTCATCCCGCCGCTGTTCTCCCGCGACGTCTACAGCTATCTCGCGCAGAGCGAGATCGTCGCCCGCGGCATGGACCCGTACTCCCTCGGCCCGGCCGAAGCGCTCGGCGTCTCCGACCCGCTGACTTCGGGCGTCTCCAACATGTGGCGCGAGACGCCGGCGCCGTACGGTCCGCTGCTGCTGCGGCTCGGCGGCTGGCTCGCCCCGCTGAGCAGCGGCAACATCGTCACCGGCGTGCTGCTGCAGCGCGGGCTCGCGCTGATCGGCGTCATCCTGATCATCTGGGCGCTGCCCCGGCTGGCCAAGCGGTTCGGCGTGCAGCCTGCGACCGCGCTGTGGCTCGGCGCGGCGAACCCGCTGCTGATCTTCCACTTCGTCGCGGGCGCCCACAATGACGCGCTGGCGATCGGGCTCATGGTGGCCGGGCTGGAGGTCGGCCTCCAGCGGATGCCGGTGCGGTTCAAGAACGACGAACCTCCCCCGCTGGCCAAGGGCGAACTGCTGTACATCGGGCTCGGGGTGGTGCTCATCACCCTCGGCGTCGCGGTGAAACTGAACGCGATCCTGGCGCTGCCGTTCTTCACGGTGATGGTGGCCAGACGCTGGCACGGCCGGATCAAGGACCTGCTCACCGCGGCGGTGCCGATGGCGCTGCTGTTCGGGGTGGTGCTGGTGGCGGTCTGTTACGGCACCGGCCTCGGCTTCGGCTGGGTCGGCGCGCTCGGGACACCCGGCCTGGTCCGGTCCTGGATCTCGCCGACGTCGGAGCTGGCCGCGCTCGGCGGCGTCCTCGGCATCGCGCTCGGCCTCGGCAACCACACCAACGCCATGGTCCCGATCCTGGGCTCGCTCGGCTATCTCGTCGCGGGCGCGGTGACGGTCAAGTTCCTCTGGGACAGCTTCAAATGGCGCTACCGGCCGATCATCGGCCTCGGGGTCTCGCTGGGCGCGGTGATGGTGCTGCACGTGGCGTTGCAGCCCTGGTACCTGCTGTGGGCGATCATCCCGCTCGCCGCGGCGGCGGGGACCTCGCGGTTCCGCATCGCCGCGACGATCGTCACCGCCGTCCTGCCGTTCCTGCTGCCGACGACGGGAAGCACCTTCGAGGGCCGCGGCTTCGTCCTGCCGTTCGCCTGGGTCGCCGCCGGGGTCGTCACGCTTCTGGGGCTGTTCATCGTCCACCGCCTCTCACCACTGCTGCTGTCCAGACCGTCCCCGGAGCATTCGGTCCCGGCGTGA
- a CDS encoding helix-turn-helix transcriptional regulator, protein MKKTGTRDEAGGDMPRAEVQPVPAQVGPEGRTRHEVARLLLEQGPLTAVEVAEQLGISAAAVRRHLDALLADGEAETRDAPRRGPRGRGRPAKNFLLTEAGRARFGHAYDDLASSAIRFLSEHAGENAVKAFAEARVASLVGPHQDAITKHTDPATRAEALAAALTREGYAASTRQVGVGEQLCQHHCPVAHVAAEFPQLCEAETEAFAELLGTHVQRLATIARGDNVCTTHVPVVSAGHPATPAPGSTAPSPGRTARIPNGGKPA, encoded by the coding sequence GTGAAAAAGACGGGGACGCGAGACGAGGCCGGTGGCGACATGCCCCGCGCCGAGGTCCAGCCTGTCCCCGCGCAGGTCGGCCCCGAGGGGCGGACCAGGCACGAAGTGGCCCGCTTGCTGCTGGAACAGGGGCCGCTGACCGCCGTCGAGGTGGCCGAGCAGCTGGGGATCAGCGCCGCCGCCGTCCGCCGTCATCTCGACGCGCTGCTCGCCGACGGCGAGGCCGAAACCCGTGACGCGCCCCGCCGCGGACCTCGCGGACGAGGCCGTCCCGCCAAGAACTTCCTCCTCACCGAGGCGGGCCGCGCCCGGTTCGGGCACGCCTACGACGACCTCGCGTCCTCGGCCATCCGGTTCCTCTCCGAGCACGCCGGCGAGAACGCCGTGAAGGCCTTCGCGGAGGCCCGTGTCGCTTCGCTGGTCGGCCCGCATCAGGACGCGATCACCAAGCACACCGACCCGGCCACCCGCGCCGAGGCCCTCGCTGCGGCGCTGACCAGGGAGGGTTACGCTGCGTCGACCCGTCAGGTCGGTGTCGGCGAACAGCTTTGCCAGCATCATTGCCCGGTCGCCCACGTCGCCGCCGAGTTCCCCCAGTTGTGTGAAGCCGAGACAGAGGCTTTCGCGGAACTTCTGGGTACTCACGTGCAGCGACTGGCGACCATCGCACGCGGTGACAACGTGTGCACCACCCACGTACCCGTCGTTTCGGCGGGTCACCCGGCCACACCCGCGCCGGGAAGCACGGCGCCCTCCCCTGGGCGCACAGCACGGATCCCGAATGGAGGGAAACCCGCATGA
- a CDS encoding ABC transporter ATP-binding protein yields the protein MNAPAVEITGLVKRYGSTTAVDGLDLRMDRGTLLALLGPNGAGKTTTVEICEGFLRPDSGEVRVLGLDPSRDGSALRPRIGVMPQGGGAYPGVRADEMLGLVAACAANPLDPAWLLDILGLSGARKTPFKRLSGGQQQRLSLACALVGRPELLFLDEPTAGMDPQARRLVWDLLEALRADGVSVLLTTHLMEEAETLADTVVIVDHGKVVVEGSPQSLTVDAGEAAQLRFKARTRLDTGLLTAALPEGHLVHESAPGTYLVEGAIDPQVVSTVTAWCAQQGVMPEELQVGRRTLEEVFLELTGRELRA from the coding sequence GTGAACGCCCCCGCCGTCGAGATCACCGGGCTGGTGAAACGCTACGGATCCACCACCGCGGTCGATGGACTCGATCTGCGGATGGACCGCGGCACCCTGCTCGCTCTGCTCGGCCCGAACGGGGCCGGCAAGACCACCACCGTCGAAATCTGCGAAGGCTTCCTGCGGCCTGACAGCGGCGAAGTCCGTGTCCTGGGCCTGGATCCGTCGCGCGACGGCTCGGCGCTGCGGCCGCGGATCGGCGTGATGCCCCAGGGCGGCGGCGCGTATCCCGGTGTCCGCGCCGACGAGATGCTCGGACTGGTCGCCGCTTGTGCCGCGAATCCGCTCGATCCCGCCTGGCTGCTGGACATCCTCGGTCTTTCGGGAGCGCGGAAGACGCCGTTCAAACGGCTTTCCGGCGGGCAGCAGCAACGGCTCTCCCTCGCCTGCGCGCTCGTCGGGCGCCCGGAGCTGCTCTTCCTCGACGAGCCGACGGCGGGCATGGATCCGCAGGCCCGCCGCCTGGTCTGGGATCTGCTCGAAGCGCTGCGCGCCGACGGGGTCAGCGTGCTGCTCACCACGCATCTGATGGAGGAGGCCGAAACGCTGGCCGACACCGTGGTGATCGTGGACCACGGCAAGGTCGTCGTCGAAGGCTCCCCGCAGTCGCTGACCGTCGACGCGGGCGAGGCCGCGCAACTGCGGTTTAAGGCCCGCACCCGGCTCGACACCGGCCTGCTGACCGCAGCGCTGCCCGAAGGCCACCTCGTGCACGAGTCGGCGCCGGGGACATATCTCGTCGAGGGCGCGATCGACCCGCAGGTGGTGTCGACGGTGACCGCATGGTGCGCGCAGCAGGGTGTCATGCCCGAGGAGCTGCAGGTCGGCAGGCGCACACTGGAAGAGGTCTTCCTGGAGCTGACCGGACGGGAACTGCGCGCATG